From Synergistes jonesii:
CCGGTCTTTATGTCGTATGCGCACATCAGTCCTTTGCCGCGGACATTGCTGATGAATTCCGGGAACTCTGCCTGAAGTTTCTGCAGCCCCTTCATAAGCGCAGGCCCCGCCGTGTTCGACACGTAATCAAGGATGTTGTCGTCGCGGTATATTTCAAGGTAACGCTGCGCGCGTACCATGTCAACGAGGTTGCCACCCCAGGTGGAGTTGATGCGGCTCGAAACGTTGAAGCAGTTCTGCTCGTTTTCATCTACGCGCGGACCCGCAACCACGCCGCAGACCTGCGCCTTCTTCGCAAACGCGAAGAGATCCGGCTTTACCGGGAAATGATGCTGCCACGCCCACATCTTGCCGGTGATGCCCATGCCGCACTGGACTTCGTCGAAGATGAGCATTATTTCGCTCTCATCACAGATGTTGCGCAGCTGTTGGAAGAACTCGGTGCGGAAATGGTTGTCTCCGCCTTCGCCCTGTATCGTCTCGATTATTATCGCGCAGTGTCCGTCGGGGTCGTTTGCGATTGCATTCTTAATCTGCTTAATTGACTGCGCTTCGAGCCATTCGGTCTCCTCAAGATGCTCTTCGGGCGGGAAGAATATTTTGGGATTGATCACCCGCGGCCAGTCCGTAAACTTAGCATAGCGCTGGTGTTTGTTCGGGTCGTGGGTGTTCGTCACGGAAAGCGTGTAGCCGGAGCGTCCGTGGAACGCTTCATTGAAGTGAATTATTTTCGTACCTTTGCGGCCGCTGAACGCCCCGCCAAGCGTTATTTTACCCTTTTTGATGAGCTTCTGGACTTTCCAGTCCATCGCGATCTTGAAGCAATTCTCTACTGCAAGCGTGCCGTAGTCGATGAGGAACAGGTGCTCGAAGCCCTCCGGCATCGCTATCTCATGGAACGTCTTCACGAATTCCGCCATGTCCTCCGTGTAGATGTCGGAGTTCGCGACCTTGTTGATCGCGGAGCGGAATACTTTCTCCTTGAATTCGGGGGTGTCGAGCTTAGGGTGGTTCATTCCGAACGGCGCGGACGCGAAGAACGTGTAGAAATCGAGCCAGTTTTTGCCTGTGTCGGCGTCAATGATGTGGCTGCCCTTTGATTTTTCCATGTCTATAACGATGTCGAAGCCGTCGCGGAGCATGACGCTTTCGATTGTCTTGAACACGTCCTTCGGCGCCACTGAACAGGTTAATTTCATCTTAAATACCTCCTGCCTGTGCCGCTTCGGGCACAAGGGTCTGTTTTTCATATCAAAGCCGCCGCCGCACGGCTGGAGTAGGCAGGGTTTGGTTTGCGTGCGGCGGTGGCGTTTTCAGTTTTTGTTACGCCTGCCTGATAGCTCCGGCGGGGCAGTCCTCAAAAGCCATCTGGGCCTTTTCGGAATTGCTCTCTGCTTTGACTACCTTTGCCTTTTCGCCGTCCATCTGGAAGACGTCGGGGCAGGTCTTTACGCACCTCTTGCAGCCCAAGCACTGGGCTTCGTTAATCGTATACTTCATGGCAATACCCTCCACAGCTTAATTAATGTACACTGATAATTTATTTGGTTTATAAACGTTTACCGAAAAGACGCCGTGCTAGTCTTTTGTCGGGATGTCCTTCGTCTTCTTGATCGTCCAGGCCATGTTTTTGCCGAGTATTTCCATGATTTCCTCGCCTTCGGGGTCCTGATACTCACCCCTGCTCGTCCTGTAGCCAAGTGCGCCGCCGATCGAAACAGGCCAGTAGATCGAACCGGGGACTATCATGTTGCAGATGCCGAAGAACATCATGAGCTGTGCCCATGTGAAGTTGGCGCTCGTCCTGCGCGTTACCGCAACCGCAGCTCCTACCTTGCGGTAAAGAAGTCCGTTTTCATACCAGTTGCGCATCTCCGGTGTCGCGTTGTCAATCATTTCCTGAGCTTTGCGCTTCTGCTCGGGATCCTTCAGATAGCGGATATAATGTCCGCGTGCCTCGGCGCATATGCCTGCGCGGTCGATAAGAGCCTTGATTTTCGGGGTCGCAGATCCGAAGTACACGGGGCTTCCAAGGATAATGCCGTCAGCGGCCTTCATCTTCTCAAAGATAGGCCAGAAGTCGTCCTTGAGAGCGCAGACGTCGTACTTCGGCATCCAATACGGCGGGTGCTGGTAACCGCAGTGTGAATAACTGTAGCCATTCTCATCGCCGTCTTCCGCGCAGAGGTCATACGCGCAGCCTTCAATTCTCTTGTTGCGGAGAGGGATGAGCTCCGTTTCGAAGCCTTCCTTTTCGCACTCTTTCAACACGATGTTCATGTAGTAATCGGTGTTGGCGTCCCTTCTCATGCTTCCGGAAATTGCTATTACCTTGCCTAACGAATCAGCCATATTACAATTTACCTCCTCTTATTTTGTGATACTAACCCTCTTCCTCTTGTAACATTTCGCGCATGATATAACCATTAGTGTTTTGCCTCAGTCACCTCCCAGTTTCTGCGTTTTGTCCACATACGATAAACATGCAGGCGCTTTAAACCTTGTTAAAAAGCGGCGCTCCGCTGCAAAAAACTCTGCCAAATCCCTGCGACGGCATATTTCACGCCGCGGAGCGCCTATTTTTATTTTTCTACAGCCGCTATTGATTCGCTCAGCGCCCGCAGCGTCTCCTTGACATCAGCTTCTGTGTGCGATGCAGACATCATGACCGACGGTTCGTTGCCTGACATATCCTTCAGTATTCCTCTGTTAACCATTTCAAACGAGAGCTTTTCCATGTAGACGAAATCGACGTAGTTCAGCACATCACGGTAACTGCTTATCTTTTCCTTGTCGGTCTTAGCAAACCAGAAGACGCCTGGGAAGCCCTGCACGACAAAGTGATATTTGCTCTCTGTCTCAAGCGTTTTCTTTATGCCGTCGAACAATTCCTGACCGCGCTTTTCATATGCGCTCCACACTTCGTCCTTCGCAAGTTCGTCAAGTGTCGCAATCGCAGCCGCCGTAGCTATCGGGTTGGCATTGTATGTTCCGCCGTGCGGGACCTTGCCTTTGCCAGGACCTATCAGACTCATGATTTCACATTTACCGCCGAATCCTGCCAGCGGATAACCGTTGCTCATGGCCTTTGCGTAGGCGCTGATATCCGGAACTACGCCGAAACGCTCTACCGCGCCGCCTCTCGCGATTCGGAAACCAGCTTTTACTTCGTCAAATATAAGAACGATGCCGTACTTGTCGCAGAGGTCACGGAGAAATTTCAAATACCCTTCCTTCGGCAGAAGCACGCCGTTGTCCAGCATAAGGGGTTCGGTAACTATTGCAGCTATCTGGCTAGCATTCCTTTTTACTGTCTTTTCGAGAATTTCGAACTCATTCCACGGCTGGACAATAACTGTATCGCTGTAGCACTTGGGCACTCCTGGGCTGTAGGGAACCGCAGTCGGATTGTCAATGGGGCCCATCTCGTCAAGCGAGGGATACATTGAGAAAATAACGTCGTTATGTATGCCGTGATAGTGTCCTTCGAACTTTACTATCTTCTCTTTGCCGGTATATGCGCGGGCGAGCCTTATCGCATGCATTACAGACTCAGAGCCTGAGCATGTGAATCTGAACATCTCCACATGTTTGCAGAATTTTCCGACTCTTTCTGCCACTTCTATTTCGCGCTCATTCGAAAGTCCGAACAGCACACCATCGTCCATGACATCCCTTACTGCCTGCTGGACTTTGGGGTAGGCGTGGCCAAGGATAACCGGGCCATAGGCCATCCTGTAGTCGATGTACTCGTTGCCGTCGACATCCCATATGTGCGAGCCTTTAGCCCTGTCTATGAAGAGCGTAGCCGGCTTCGCCCAGTAGCGGCTGTTTGACGCTACGCCGCCGGGGATATGCTTCTCTGTTCTTGCGAACAGAGCGTTCGACTTGTCAAACTTGAAAGCCATAAACTTTTCCTCCTTTGCATTATTAAAGATTATTTTTTATGAGTTCGATGATTTCATCCGAGCTCATGACTGTGCAATAAATATTGTTCATTATCGTTAGTTCCGCATCGTGCAGTTCCATAGTTGCGGCTGCGCAGCAGTCCTCTGCGACTATTACCTTAAACCCATGATCTGCGAGGCTGCGTACTGTCGACGCTACACACTGGTCTGTAACTATGCCTGTAACAATGACAGTCTCAATGTCCATATTCCTGATGAGAGTGGCGTAATTCGTGCCTGTTACTACGCTGTCGGTAGTCTTGTTGACTACGATCTCATCCCCCATCGGCTTGAGTTCGTCGACCATCTGTGCGGCGTATGAGTTAACCGGTATAAGCATATTGTTCCAGCCGGGCGTCTTTTGAACGATGCACCTGTCCTCGCCGGTTTCCTTGAGGCAGGCAATGCGCCCGTACGTAACCTCAATACCGTTTTTCCTCATGAACTCAATGAGCTTTTTTGTATTGGGAATAACCACATCGTCAAGTCTGTCGTGGAATGGAACCCAACGATCCCATTCACCGTTTTTCTTGAAACCAAGGGCTTCGCCGAAATCCCTGAGGACAAATTCGTTCTGCATATCTACGACAAGCATGCACGTCCTGCGCGGGTCAATCTTAACTTCCGGCGGGTCGCCGGCTGTCGCATAATAAAATGAAACATATTTCCGTGTTGTTGCAGCCATTTAAATCTCTCCTCCTCTTTTTGTAATAGCAGCCTGTTTTTTATTTTTTTAATTTATCTTGATAAAAAACCAAAACCAAACATTAACGGATATTAAAAAACAAATCTTCTTAAGTTATTTTT
This genomic window contains:
- a CDS encoding ferredoxin, which produces MKYTINEAQCLGCKRCVKTCPDVFQMDGEKAKVVKAESNSEKAQMAFEDCPAGAIRQA
- a CDS encoding flavodoxin family protein; translation: MADSLGKVIAISGSMRRDANTDYYMNIVLKECEKEGFETELIPLRNKRIEGCAYDLCAEDGDENGYSYSHCGYQHPPYWMPKYDVCALKDDFWPIFEKMKAADGIILGSPVYFGSATPKIKALIDRAGICAEARGHYIRYLKDPEQKRKAQEMIDNATPEMRNWYENGLLYRKVGAAVAVTRRTSANFTWAQLMMFFGICNMIVPGSIYWPVSIGGALGYRTSRGEYQDPEGEEIMEILGKNMAWTIKKTKDIPTKD
- the gntE gene encoding guanitoxin biosynthesis PLP-dependent transaminase GntE, encoding MAFKFDKSNALFARTEKHIPGGVASNSRYWAKPATLFIDRAKGSHIWDVDGNEYIDYRMAYGPVILGHAYPKVQQAVRDVMDDGVLFGLSNEREIEVAERVGKFCKHVEMFRFTCSGSESVMHAIRLARAYTGKEKIVKFEGHYHGIHNDVIFSMYPSLDEMGPIDNPTAVPYSPGVPKCYSDTVIVQPWNEFEILEKTVKRNASQIAAIVTEPLMLDNGVLLPKEGYLKFLRDLCDKYGIVLIFDEVKAGFRIARGGAVERFGVVPDISAYAKAMSNGYPLAGFGGKCEIMSLIGPGKGKVPHGGTYNANPIATAAAIATLDELAKDEVWSAYEKRGQELFDGIKKTLETESKYHFVVQGFPGVFWFAKTDKEKISSYRDVLNYVDFVYMEKLSFEMVNRGILKDMSGNEPSVMMSASHTEADVKETLRALSESIAAVEK
- the lat gene encoding L-lysine 6-transaminase; this translates as MKLTCSVAPKDVFKTIESVMLRDGFDIVIDMEKSKGSHIIDADTGKNWLDFYTFFASAPFGMNHPKLDTPEFKEKVFRSAINKVANSDIYTEDMAEFVKTFHEIAMPEGFEHLFLIDYGTLAVENCFKIAMDWKVQKLIKKGKITLGGAFSGRKGTKIIHFNEAFHGRSGYTLSVTNTHDPNKHQRYAKFTDWPRVINPKIFFPPEEHLEETEWLEAQSIKQIKNAIANDPDGHCAIIIETIQGEGGDNHFRTEFFQQLRNICDESEIMLIFDEVQCGMGITGKMWAWQHHFPVKPDLFAFAKKAQVCGVVAGPRVDENEQNCFNVSSRINSTWGGNLVDMVRAQRYLEIYRDDNILDYVSNTAGPALMKGLQKLQAEFPEFISNVRGKGLMCAYDIKTGELRDKFLAECRNEGMLILGCGAKTVRFRPALNVPVSDIEHGIEISRSAAKKVFLS
- a CDS encoding cysteine hydrolase family protein, which encodes MAATTRKYVSFYYATAGDPPEVKIDPRRTCMLVVDMQNEFVLRDFGEALGFKKNGEWDRWVPFHDRLDDVVIPNTKKLIEFMRKNGIEVTYGRIACLKETGEDRCIVQKTPGWNNMLIPVNSYAAQMVDELKPMGDEIVVNKTTDSVVTGTNYATLIRNMDIETVIVTGIVTDQCVASTVRSLADHGFKVIVAEDCCAAATMELHDAELTIMNNIYCTVMSSDEIIELIKNNL